One Amycolatopsis thermophila DNA segment encodes these proteins:
- a CDS encoding ABC transporter substrate-binding protein, with translation MTRSPWQRRLAPLVIAIVVGGTATACSHEASRQAAADKKCGTSATAPAAPAAAPNDGTVPTPNPDSKNWGRSAEGTCVYTGPGGFSLDLGSCPATWDNNAGITAGEIKLFTSMPHSGPLAAYGAISDGIKTYFDYVNSHGGVQGRRVSIDVKDDQYQPDQTRNNVEAAAQSGAYAASFAVLGSPNNLNLIDYMNQTCTGQFMVAASDNEFGDPQHHPWTTGFGLDYYNESGIWASWIKERFPQGAKVATISIGNALGHAYINGFKRAVAATPGITIVDEQTNDVTAPNVDNEVTSAAASRADVVVLAEAGTFCTQAIGAIEKSPWKPVVVAAQPCAQIQTTYAPLGKQGLTGNGTNVVRYYYAPSDPDNPNTGFAKLYTDTVSAAGLDPKNAQIANGWFWAWYIVQALQDASTMKGGLNRANINIAVHSYDSTYPLMVEGVKGRVSGVEDAYPFEAGRMYTYTGATPASTGHFEGAGPLIDNGGKLGNWPKAQG, from the coding sequence ATGACCCGGTCACCTTGGCAACGACGCCTCGCGCCACTGGTCATCGCCATCGTCGTCGGCGGCACCGCGACCGCGTGCTCGCACGAGGCGAGCAGGCAGGCCGCCGCCGACAAGAAGTGCGGCACCTCGGCCACCGCACCCGCGGCGCCCGCGGCCGCGCCGAACGACGGCACCGTGCCCACCCCCAACCCGGACAGCAAGAACTGGGGCCGCTCGGCCGAAGGCACCTGTGTCTACACCGGACCGGGCGGCTTCAGCCTCGACCTCGGCTCGTGCCCCGCCACGTGGGACAACAACGCCGGTATCACCGCCGGTGAGATCAAGCTGTTCACCAGCATGCCGCACTCCGGGCCGCTGGCCGCCTACGGCGCGATCAGCGACGGCATCAAGACCTACTTCGACTACGTCAACTCGCACGGCGGCGTGCAGGGCCGCCGGGTCAGCATCGACGTCAAGGACGACCAGTACCAGCCGGACCAGACCCGCAACAACGTGGAGGCCGCGGCGCAGTCCGGTGCCTACGCGGCGAGCTTCGCCGTGCTGGGTTCGCCCAACAACCTCAACCTGATCGACTACATGAACCAGACCTGCACCGGGCAGTTCATGGTCGCCGCCTCCGACAACGAGTTCGGCGACCCGCAGCACCACCCGTGGACCACCGGGTTCGGGCTGGACTACTACAACGAGAGCGGCATCTGGGCGTCCTGGATCAAGGAGCGGTTCCCGCAGGGCGCGAAGGTCGCCACCATCTCCATCGGCAACGCGCTCGGGCACGCCTACATCAACGGGTTCAAACGCGCGGTCGCGGCGACGCCGGGCATCACGATCGTCGACGAGCAGACCAACGACGTCACCGCGCCCAATGTGGACAACGAGGTCACCAGCGCGGCCGCGTCGCGGGCCGACGTCGTCGTCCTGGCCGAGGCGGGCACGTTCTGCACGCAGGCCATCGGCGCCATCGAGAAGAGCCCCTGGAAGCCGGTCGTGGTCGCGGCCCAGCCGTGCGCCCAGATCCAGACGACCTACGCGCCGCTGGGCAAGCAGGGGCTGACCGGCAACGGCACCAACGTCGTGCGCTACTACTACGCGCCGAGCGACCCGGACAACCCCAACACCGGGTTCGCGAAGCTCTACACCGACACGGTGTCGGCCGCCGGGCTCGACCCGAAGAACGCGCAGATCGCCAACGGCTGGTTCTGGGCCTGGTACATCGTGCAGGCGCTGCAGGACGCGTCCACCATGAAGGGCGGCCTGAACCGCGCGAACATCAACATCGCCGTGCACTCCTACGACTCGACCTACCCGCTCATGGTCGAGGGCGTCAAGGGGCGGGTCAGCGGGGTCGAGGACGCCTACCCGTTCGAGGCCGGGCGGATGTACACCTACACGGGCGCGACGCCGGCCTCGACCGGGCACTTCGAGGGCGCCGGTCCGCTGATCGACAACGGCGGCAAGCTCGGCAACTGGCCGAAGGCACAGGGCTGA
- a CDS encoding branched-chain amino acid ABC transporter permease, translating to MAAVTIEEGSRAHRSLRWGTAAIGAALLVVLPLVIGDVSQIETLTQMVAYSVAILGLGLLTGHCGQISLGHSAFVGLGAYTTIILVADHNWPYLATIPVSVVICLLAGALVGVPALRIRGLYLATVTLAVAALFPVLVDKFPSFTGGPNGKFAPHEMAAPDWFFVDPYTVTGPATDHYYAVLAVAGLMFLVAANIVRGRVGRAMHAVRDAPLSAAASGIRVARVKIFAFAVSAAFAGVAGSLLVIQVPAVSDSRFDLYLSIFLLVALIAGGSGSILGAIPGAVIFVVLRTYMADWAESLDLLGGRPDGGQIVGIASGALLIAFVFLLPGGVVDGLGKLRRRVLEIVPRPPRGWEAHRFPVTDRSDQPTLERA from the coding sequence ATGGCCGCCGTCACGATCGAGGAAGGCAGCCGCGCGCACCGCTCGCTGCGCTGGGGCACCGCCGCGATCGGCGCCGCGCTGCTGGTCGTGCTGCCGCTGGTGATCGGTGACGTGTCGCAGATCGAGACGCTCACGCAGATGGTCGCCTACAGCGTCGCGATCCTCGGCCTCGGGCTGCTGACCGGGCACTGCGGGCAGATCTCCCTCGGCCACAGCGCCTTCGTCGGCCTCGGCGCCTACACCACCATCATCCTGGTGGCCGACCACAACTGGCCCTACCTCGCGACGATCCCGGTCAGCGTCGTGATCTGCCTGCTCGCCGGGGCGCTCGTCGGTGTCCCGGCGCTGCGCATCCGCGGGCTCTACCTGGCGACCGTCACACTCGCCGTCGCCGCCCTGTTCCCGGTGCTGGTCGACAAGTTCCCGAGCTTCACCGGGGGCCCCAACGGCAAGTTCGCACCGCACGAGATGGCCGCACCGGACTGGTTCTTCGTCGACCCCTACACCGTGACCGGACCGGCGACCGACCACTACTACGCCGTGCTCGCGGTCGCCGGGCTGATGTTCCTCGTCGCGGCCAACATCGTGCGCGGGCGGGTCGGCCGGGCGATGCACGCGGTGCGCGACGCGCCACTGAGCGCGGCCGCGTCGGGCATCCGGGTGGCGCGGGTGAAGATCTTCGCGTTCGCGGTCAGCGCCGCGTTCGCGGGTGTGGCCGGATCACTGCTGGTCATCCAGGTGCCCGCGGTGTCGGACTCGCGGTTCGACCTGTACCTGTCCATCTTCCTGCTGGTCGCGCTGATCGCCGGGGGCAGCGGCTCGATCCTCGGCGCGATCCCCGGCGCCGTGATCTTCGTGGTCCTGCGCACCTACATGGCCGACTGGGCGGAGTCGCTCGACCTGCTCGGCGGCCGTCCCGACGGCGGGCAGATCGTCGGCATCGCCTCCGGCGCCCTGCTCATCGCGTTCGTGTTCCTGTTACCGGGCGGCGTGGTCGACGGCCTCGGCAAGCTGCGCCGCCGGGTCCTCGAGATCGTCCCCCGTCCCCCGCGCGGCTGGGAGGCCCACCGGTTCCCGGTGACCGACCGGTCCGATCAACCGACCCTGGAAAGGGCGTGA
- a CDS encoding LLM class flavin-dependent oxidoreductase, producing the protein MSGNRRADAGVMLPRDLPAEQIAPFARRAEELGFDELWVVEDLGFHGGIAQAATVLAVTGRIRVGIGILPVGARNVAFTAMELATLARLHPGRLVAGIGHGMPDWMRQVGAWPASPLTLFGEYARALTALLRGERVRVAGRYVRLADVGLAPAPAPVPVLAGVRGPRSLAVAGETLDGVILAEPAAVEYIAAARSALPGIARVVAFELAAVHRDPGVARSLVRPLLAGVADPGLSAHLEPLPFAGQVRRLRARCPAGEFARALPDSWVDALTLAGTAPEVRARLAGLTDAGASAVVMIPLGPDRLAALTDLAAAL; encoded by the coding sequence GTGTCCGGGAATCGCAGGGCCGACGCCGGCGTGATGCTGCCGCGCGATCTGCCGGCCGAGCAGATCGCGCCGTTCGCCCGCCGCGCCGAGGAACTCGGGTTCGACGAGCTGTGGGTGGTGGAGGACCTGGGTTTCCACGGCGGGATCGCGCAGGCGGCGACCGTGCTCGCGGTGACCGGGCGGATCCGGGTCGGCATCGGGATCCTGCCGGTGGGTGCGCGCAACGTCGCGTTCACCGCGATGGAACTGGCGACGCTCGCGCGACTGCACCCCGGCCGGCTCGTCGCCGGGATCGGGCACGGGATGCCGGACTGGATGCGGCAGGTGGGTGCGTGGCCGGCGAGCCCGCTGACGCTGTTCGGCGAGTACGCCCGCGCGCTCACGGCGTTGCTGCGCGGCGAGCGGGTGCGGGTTGCGGGCCGCTACGTGCGGCTCGCCGATGTCGGGCTGGCGCCGGCGCCCGCCCCGGTGCCGGTGCTGGCCGGGGTGCGGGGCCCCAGGTCGCTGGCGGTCGCCGGGGAGACGCTGGACGGCGTGATCCTGGCCGAGCCGGCGGCGGTGGAGTACATCGCCGCCGCGCGCTCGGCGCTGCCCGGCATCGCGCGCGTGGTGGCGTTCGAACTCGCCGCGGTGCACCGGGATCCCGGCGTGGCGCGGTCGCTGGTCCGGCCCCTGCTGGCGGGGGTGGCCGATCCCGGGCTGTCGGCGCACCTCGAGCCGCTGCCGTTCGCCGGGCAGGTGCGCCGGTTGCGGGCCCGATGCCCGGCCGGGGAGTTCGCGCGGGCACTCCCGGACAGCTGGGTCGACGCCCTGACACTGGCCGGCACGGCCCCCGAGGTGCGCGCACGGTTGGCCGGGCTCACCGACGCGGGTGCGAGCGCGGTGGTGATGATCCCGCTGGGCCCGGACCGGCTCGCGGCGCTCACGGACCTGGCCGCCGCGCTGTGA
- a CDS encoding ABC transporter ATP-binding protein, whose amino-acid sequence MTAQAAEAGGTIRTHGQDSLLELRGVRAFYGAVECLHGVDLTVADGEVVVVLGANGAGKTTLLRSICRLVRTEGTLRFAGEAISGRSTYDVVRRGVSMVPQGRGTLADLSVEDNLRAGGYVRRDKQVKADIAYWYDVFPRLARRRSTSAGSLSGGEQQMLAIARALMSKPRLLLLDEPSLGLAPIVVRQLFDVLARVCAERAVAMVIVEQNAALALDMAQRGYVLEAGAVALAGPAGRLHDDESVRRAYLGY is encoded by the coding sequence GTGACCGCGCAGGCCGCCGAGGCGGGCGGCACGATCCGGACGCACGGGCAGGACAGCCTGCTGGAACTGCGCGGGGTGCGGGCGTTCTACGGGGCCGTCGAGTGCCTGCACGGCGTGGATCTCACCGTCGCCGACGGCGAGGTCGTCGTCGTGCTTGGCGCGAACGGCGCGGGCAAGACCACGCTGCTGCGGTCGATCTGCCGCCTGGTCCGCACCGAAGGTACCCTGCGGTTCGCGGGCGAGGCGATCAGCGGCCGGTCCACCTACGACGTGGTCCGGCGCGGGGTGTCGATGGTCCCGCAGGGCCGCGGCACGCTCGCCGATCTCAGCGTCGAGGACAACCTCCGCGCCGGCGGGTACGTCCGCCGCGACAAGCAGGTCAAGGCCGACATCGCCTACTGGTACGACGTGTTCCCCCGGCTGGCGCGGCGGCGGTCGACGTCGGCGGGCAGCCTCAGCGGCGGCGAGCAGCAGATGCTGGCCATCGCGCGGGCGCTGATGAGCAAGCCCCGGCTGCTGCTGCTCGACGAGCCCTCGCTCGGTCTCGCCCCGATCGTCGTGCGTCAGCTGTTCGACGTCCTCGCCCGCGTATGCGCCGAGCGGGCCGTGGCGATGGTGATCGTCGAGCAGAACGCGGCGCTGGCGCTGGACATGGCGCAGCGCGGTTACGTCCTGGAGGCGGGCGCGGTCGCGCTCGCCGGCCCCGCCGGGCGCCTGCACGACGACGAGTCCGTGCGGCGCGCCTACCTCGGTTACTGA
- a CDS encoding amidase family protein: MDPAEAGARELARAVAERSVSSRELVRYYLDRIAASELNAVVTVDDSRALAEAAALDAETVRGARRGPLHGVPVTVKDAIATAGLRTTCGSPELAGFVPDADAPAVARLRAAGAVVLGKTNVPQWCGDIQTYNDVFGVTRNPWDPARTPGGSSGGSAAAVADGLCAFDLASDIAGSIRIPAHFCGVWGLKPSVGLVPGEGYVDHVGAGAVPPDGNVLGPICRSPADLGLVLDVLTGSSGGAVPGSLSGLRAAVWVDDPACRVGGRTRAVLAAALDALESAGVRLSPAGAPGAFADIWQLHLDMVLAAVAYNLPEDGVPPATASHRGWLARAEDRARLRSAWARWFSAYDVLLCPVTAMPAFAHDLDGDIGTRSVTIDGEARPHMSTIGWCGLISVLGLPSVVMPAGLSDDGLPVGLQIVAPHGADRRAIRFAELAADVVAGVGAPGR; this comes from the coding sequence ATGGACCCCGCCGAGGCCGGTGCTCGCGAGCTGGCGCGGGCGGTCGCCGAGCGTTCCGTGTCCAGTCGCGAGCTGGTGCGGTACTACCTCGACCGGATCGCCGCGTCGGAGCTGAACGCGGTGGTGACCGTGGACGACTCGCGGGCGCTGGCCGAGGCGGCCGCGCTCGACGCGGAGACCGTGCGGGGAGCCCGTCGCGGCCCCCTGCACGGCGTGCCGGTCACGGTCAAGGACGCGATCGCGACGGCCGGCCTGCGCACCACGTGCGGCTCCCCGGAGCTGGCGGGTTTCGTGCCGGACGCCGACGCCCCGGCCGTCGCGCGGTTGCGCGCGGCCGGGGCGGTCGTGCTCGGCAAGACGAACGTGCCGCAGTGGTGCGGCGACATCCAGACCTACAACGACGTCTTCGGCGTGACACGCAACCCGTGGGACCCCGCGCGCACGCCGGGCGGGTCGTCGGGCGGGAGCGCGGCAGCCGTCGCGGACGGGCTGTGCGCGTTCGACCTGGCCTCCGACATCGCCGGCTCGATCCGGATTCCCGCGCACTTCTGCGGGGTGTGGGGGCTCAAGCCGTCGGTCGGTCTGGTGCCGGGTGAGGGGTACGTGGACCACGTCGGCGCGGGCGCGGTGCCGCCGGACGGCAACGTGCTGGGGCCGATCTGCCGGAGTCCGGCCGATCTCGGGCTCGTGCTCGACGTGCTCACCGGGTCTTCCGGCGGCGCTGTCCCCGGGTCGCTGTCCGGGTTACGGGCGGCGGTGTGGGTGGACGACCCGGCGTGCCGGGTGGGCGGCCGGACGCGGGCGGTGCTGGCGGCCGCGCTGGACGCGCTCGAATCGGCGGGTGTGCGGCTCTCCCCCGCCGGCGCGCCGGGCGCGTTCGCGGACATCTGGCAACTGCACCTGGACATGGTGCTGGCCGCGGTGGCCTACAACCTGCCCGAGGACGGCGTTCCCCCCGCGACCGCGTCGCACCGCGGTTGGCTCGCCCGCGCCGAGGACCGGGCGCGGCTGAGGTCGGCGTGGGCGCGGTGGTTCTCGGCGTACGACGTGCTGCTGTGCCCGGTGACCGCGATGCCGGCCTTCGCGCACGACCTGGACGGCGACATCGGCACCCGGAGCGTGACGATCGACGGGGAGGCGCGGCCGCACATGAGCACCATCGGCTGGTGCGGGCTGATCAGCGTGCTCGGGTTGCCGTCGGTGGTGATGCCGGCGGGCTTGAGCGACGACGGCCTGCCGGTCGGGTTGCAGATCGTCGCCCCGCACGGCGCCGACCGCAGGGCGATCCGGTTCGCGGAACTGGCGGCGGACGTCGTGGCCGGTGTGGGAGCTCCGGGAAGGTAA
- a CDS encoding ABC transporter ATP-binding protein, whose product MTALLTLDHVTVRFGGVTALDGVSLEVHEGQICALIGPNGAGKTTAFNAISRLVRPASGEIRFAGRDLLAAHPADLAGLGIARTFQNLALWPGMTVLDNVMVGRHARGRTGFASSVLGWPGAKEDRELRARAYAMLDYFDIADVAARECTGLPFGTLKRVELARALVNEPRLLLLDEPAGGLTHGDVRELGELLRRLRDERGITLLLVEHHMQFVMGLSDYVFALDFGRDLVSGTPAELRDSAELVEAYLGTPV is encoded by the coding sequence ATGACCGCGCTGCTCACCCTCGACCACGTCACCGTCCGGTTCGGCGGGGTGACCGCGCTCGACGGCGTCTCGCTGGAAGTCCACGAAGGACAGATCTGCGCCCTCATCGGACCGAACGGTGCCGGCAAGACCACGGCGTTCAACGCGATCAGCCGCCTGGTGCGGCCCGCGTCCGGCGAGATCCGCTTCGCCGGACGTGACCTGCTCGCCGCGCACCCGGCCGACCTGGCCGGTCTCGGCATCGCCCGCACGTTCCAGAACCTGGCGCTGTGGCCGGGGATGACCGTGCTGGACAACGTCATGGTCGGCCGGCACGCCCGCGGCCGCACCGGCTTCGCCTCGTCGGTGCTCGGCTGGCCTGGTGCGAAGGAGGACCGCGAGCTGCGGGCCCGCGCGTACGCGATGCTGGACTACTTCGACATCGCCGACGTCGCCGCCCGCGAGTGCACCGGGCTGCCCTTCGGCACCCTCAAGCGCGTCGAGCTGGCGCGGGCGCTGGTCAACGAGCCCCGCCTGCTGCTGCTCGACGAACCCGCCGGCGGCCTGACGCACGGCGACGTGCGCGAGCTCGGCGAGCTGCTGCGGCGGTTGCGAGACGAGCGCGGTATCACCCTCCTGCTGGTGGAGCACCACATGCAGTTCGTGATGGGCCTGTCCGACTACGTCTTCGCGCTCGACTTCGGCCGGGACCTGGTGTCCGGCACCCCGGCCGAGCTGCGCGACTCCGCGGAGCTCGTCGAGGCCTACCTCGGGACCCCGGTGTGA
- a CDS encoding branched-chain amino acid ABC transporter permease produces the protein MAIPITGPRSRDGDVLAAGRRRSATRGLGVVVALLAAFSVYAIADGGFTLYFQRVIDGAMNGIVYGMVALALVLVFKATGVINFAQGAMGMVGTYLAFTAADRWAVPLVVAILLAMVVSAAAAAGIERVLIRPFDPGNHLAITIVTLALYLALNALAALIWGFDPRGFPTLFPTGGEDFIAIGGARLYYTSLGTALVVVAVVVVLQLTLARTRLGLAFRCVAAGVEPSRLLGIHIGRTVQSSWALAAAVGTLAGCLAAPTTYLDPTFMDKVLVYAFAAATLGGLDSIAGALVGGVVVGLSIALLTGYIPALGGQFGLGCAFFVIVAVLQFKPAGLLGRRSQERV, from the coding sequence GTGGCGATCCCCATCACCGGTCCACGGTCCCGGGACGGCGACGTCCTCGCCGCAGGCCGCCGCCGTTCCGCCACGCGCGGTCTCGGCGTCGTCGTCGCCCTGCTCGCCGCGTTCTCGGTCTACGCCATCGCCGACGGCGGGTTCACGCTCTACTTCCAGCGCGTCATCGACGGCGCGATGAACGGCATCGTCTACGGGATGGTGGCGCTCGCGCTCGTCCTGGTCTTCAAGGCCACGGGTGTCATCAACTTCGCGCAGGGCGCGATGGGCATGGTCGGCACCTACCTGGCCTTCACCGCGGCCGACCGGTGGGCCGTGCCGCTGGTGGTGGCGATCCTGCTCGCCATGGTGGTGTCCGCGGCGGCCGCCGCCGGGATCGAGCGGGTGCTCATCCGCCCGTTCGACCCCGGCAACCACCTGGCGATCACGATCGTCACCCTGGCCCTCTACCTGGCGCTCAACGCGCTGGCCGCGCTGATCTGGGGCTTCGACCCGCGCGGGTTCCCCACCCTGTTCCCCACCGGCGGGGAGGACTTCATCGCGATCGGCGGTGCGCGGCTGTACTACACGAGCCTGGGCACCGCGCTCGTCGTGGTCGCGGTCGTGGTCGTGCTGCAGCTGACGCTGGCGCGGACCCGGCTGGGGCTGGCCTTCCGGTGCGTGGCGGCCGGGGTGGAGCCGTCCCGGCTGCTCGGGATCCACATCGGACGGACGGTGCAGAGCAGCTGGGCCCTCGCCGCCGCCGTGGGCACTCTGGCCGGCTGCCTGGCCGCGCCCACCACCTACCTCGACCCGACGTTCATGGACAAGGTTCTGGTCTACGCGTTCGCCGCGGCCACGCTCGGCGGACTGGACAGCATCGCCGGCGCGCTCGTCGGTGGCGTGGTGGTCGGCCTGTCGATCGCGCTGCTCACCGGCTACATCCCCGCCCTGGGCGGACAGTTCGGCCTGGGGTGCGCGTTCTTCGTGATCGTCGCCGTCCTGCAGTTCAAACCCGCCGGCCTGCTGGGTCGCCGGAGTCAGGAGCGTGTGTGA
- a CDS encoding LysR family transcriptional regulator — MSLDVRRLLLLAQVARQGSITGAAAALTYTPSAVSQQISRLEAEAGQPLLDRHARGITLTEAGEALVTHAERIDRELRAARTELDELAGLRAGSLRIGTFPTVAASFLPLAVREFRGRYPAVALAVHSARNAGLIELLDSREVELSLLWDYEWRRLSEPGLEVTHLLDDPTTLVVSKAHRLAGRGSTTFAELAGEQWIVRDDHPVAEVLTRSCHAAGFEPSIAYRAHDYQEAQAMAAVGLGVVLAPRLALAGLRDDVTTVALGSSAPVRRILLGRASHHRPTPAAAALRQVFLETAAALRDAGDELDRLVRRAALP; from the coding sequence ATGAGCCTTGACGTCCGGCGCCTGCTGCTTCTCGCCCAGGTGGCCCGCCAGGGCTCCATCACCGGTGCCGCCGCCGCGCTGACCTACACGCCCTCGGCGGTGTCGCAGCAGATCAGCCGGCTCGAAGCGGAGGCCGGACAGCCGCTGCTCGACCGCCACGCGCGCGGCATCACCCTGACCGAGGCGGGGGAGGCGCTGGTGACCCACGCCGAACGCATCGACCGGGAACTGCGCGCCGCCCGCACCGAGCTCGACGAGCTGGCGGGCCTGCGCGCCGGATCGCTGCGCATCGGCACGTTCCCCACGGTGGCCGCGTCCTTCCTGCCGCTCGCGGTCCGCGAGTTCCGCGGCCGGTACCCGGCGGTGGCCCTGGCCGTCCACAGCGCGCGCAACGCCGGGCTGATCGAGCTGCTCGACAGCCGTGAGGTGGAGCTGTCGTTGCTGTGGGACTACGAGTGGCGCCGCCTGTCCGAGCCCGGCCTCGAGGTCACCCACCTGCTCGACGACCCGACCACGCTGGTCGTGTCGAAGGCGCACCGGCTCGCCGGCCGCGGCTCCACCACGTTCGCCGAACTGGCCGGCGAGCAGTGGATCGTCCGCGACGACCACCCGGTGGCCGAGGTGCTGACCCGCAGCTGCCACGCCGCCGGTTTCGAACCCTCGATCGCCTACCGGGCGCACGACTACCAGGAGGCCCAGGCGATGGCCGCGGTGGGACTGGGGGTCGTTCTCGCGCCACGCCTGGCGCTGGCCGGTCTCCGCGACGACGTGACCACCGTGGCGCTCGGCTCGTCGGCGCCCGTGCGCCGCATCCTCCTCGGGCGAGCGAGCCACCACCGCCCCACCCCGGCCGCGGCCGCTCTGCGGCAGGTGTTCCTGGAGACAGCCGCGGCGCTGCGCGACGCCGGGGACGAACTCGATCGGCTGGTCCGCCGTGCGGCGCTGCCGTGA